The sequence CGACCCGGCGCTGTGGGTCCAGATCCTCGGCGCCAACGCTCCGCGGCTGGTCAAGATCCTGTACGGTGTCCGCGAGGACTTGAACCGGCTGATCGGCACGCTGGAGCAGCCGGAGGCACCCGGAGCACGGCTGGACCTGGCCCAGCTGATGAGCGAAGGCAACGCCGGCCAGGCCCGTATCCCGGGCAAGCACGGCGCCCCGCCGCAGTCCTTCGCCTGGCTGACCGTGCTCGTGGACGACCGGCCGGGCCAGATTGCCCGGCTGCTCACGGAAATCGGCGAGGTGGGCATCAACCTCGAGGACCTCCGCCTCGACCATTCGTCCGGACAGGACGTGGGCATGGTGGAAATCTCGGTGCTGCCCAGCAGGCGCCAGGAACTGATCGACTACTTGGATTCGCACGGATGGAAGGTGCTGCAATGACCCCGGCTGCCACTGAGGCCGCAACTGACATGAAGACATACCGGCTGGGCAAGCCGCTGGTGGTGGCCATCGACGGTCCCTCCGGTTCGGGAAAGTCGAGCGTCAGCCGCGAGACCGCCCGGCGCCTGCACGCCGCTTACCTCGATACCGGCGCAATGTACCGGGCGGTGACCTGGTACTGCCTCAAGACCGGCGTCGCGCTGCAGGAGGCTGCGGAAGTGGAAAAGGCCGCCCGCGAGGTGGACCTGCGGATCAGTACGCATCCGGACCACGAGCAGGTCACGGTCAGCGGAACAGATGTCACCCAAGCCATCCGCGAACCGGAAATCTCCGGGGCTGTCAGCGCCGTGGCCACGACGCTGGGCGCCCGCGCCGAGCTGATTCGGCGGCAGCAGCAGATCATCGCGGACTCCGGCCGGCGGATCGTGGCCGAGGGCCGCGACATCACCACCGTGGTGGCCCCGGACGCCGAGGTCCGCATCCTGCTGACCGCGAGCGAGGAGGCCAGGCTTCGCCGCCGCGGGCTCCAGCTTGGCGGCACCCAGTCCGAGCAGGACCTGCACAACCAGGTGATCGCCCGCGACGCGAAGGACTCCACCGTGGTGAACTTCAGCGAAGCGGCCGACGGCGTCTTCACCGTCGATTCCTCCGATCTGGATTTCGAAGAGACCATCGACGCCGTTCTCGAAGTCGTCCGCCGCGCGGCGCACTGACTCGTTCCTCAGCGCCGGCCCGCCCCAGGCGGTACGCGCGTCACCGCTGCGTGTTTGAATGGACACGCCAGCACACCTCCCATGCTTGACGAAGGATATTGACCATGAGTGCCACACCCACCGGCAACGGGCCCCGCGACGAGGGTTACCCCGACGGCGATTACGAGCCCGCCGGCGAGGACAGTATCGCGGAGCGCCTGGAACAGATCGACGACGACGAAGCGGACCTGCGTGCCGAGTCGCTCCGGGCCGGCCTGGCGGACTACGAGCTCGACGAGGAGGACGCGGCGCTGCTGGCCGGCCTGGACCTGGAGCCCGAGCAGCAGGCCCCGCCGAAGCCTGATCCGGTGCTGGCGATCGTGGGACGCCCGAATGTCGGCAAATCCACCCTGGTCAACCGCATCCTCGGCCGGCGCGAGGCCGTCGTCGAGGACACCCCGGGCGTAACCCGAGACCGGGTGTCCTATTCGGCGCACTGGAACGGCCGCAACTTTACCCTCGTGGACACCGGCGGCTGGGAGCACGACGCCAAGGGCATCCATGCCAGGGTTGCCGAGCAGGCCGAGATCGCCGCGGATATGGCGGACGCCGTGCTGCTGGTGGTCGACGCGAACGTCGGTGCAACGGCCACGGACGAGGCGGTCGTGCGGATGCTGCGGCGCAAGAAGAAGCCCGTCATCCTCGTCGCCAACAAGGTGGATGACATGGTGCAGGAGGCGGAGGCCGCAGCGCTCTGGAGCCTCGGCTTCGGCCAGCCCTACCCCGTCTCCGCCCTGCACGGGCGCGGCACCGCGGACATGTTGGATGCTGTCATGGAAGTGCTGCCCGAATTCTCCGCCCACGGGGGCGTCATCCGGACGGGCGGGCCGCGCCGGGTGGCGCTGATCGGCCGCCCCAATGTCGGCAAGTCCTCCCTGCTGAACAAGCTGGCCGGCAGCGACCGCGTCGTCGTGGACTCGCTGGCGGGCACCACCCGGGACCCGGTGGACGAGATGATCGAACTGGGCGGCCGGATGTGGCGGTTCGTCGATACCGCCGGGATCCGCCGCCGCGTCCACATGCAGCACGGCGCCGACTTCTACGCCTCGCTGCGGACCCAGTCCGCGCTCGAGCGGGCCGAGGTCGCCGTAGTCCTGCTGGCCGTGGACGAAGTCCTGAGCGAGCAGGACGTGCGCATCCTGCAGACGGCCATTGATTCGGGCCGCGCCCTGGTGCTGGCCTTCAATAAGTGGGACCTGCTCGATGACGACAG is a genomic window of Arthrobacter sp. Marseille-P9274 containing:
- the cmk gene encoding (d)CMP kinase translates to MTPAATEAATDMKTYRLGKPLVVAIDGPSGSGKSSVSRETARRLHAAYLDTGAMYRAVTWYCLKTGVALQEAAEVEKAAREVDLRISTHPDHEQVTVSGTDVTQAIREPEISGAVSAVATTLGARAELIRRQQQIIADSGRRIVAEGRDITTVVAPDAEVRILLTASEEARLRRRGLQLGGTQSEQDLHNQVIARDAKDSTVVNFSEAADGVFTVDSSDLDFEETIDAVLEVVRRAAH
- the der gene encoding ribosome biogenesis GTPase Der translates to MSATPTGNGPRDEGYPDGDYEPAGEDSIAERLEQIDDDEADLRAESLRAGLADYELDEEDAALLAGLDLEPEQQAPPKPDPVLAIVGRPNVGKSTLVNRILGRREAVVEDTPGVTRDRVSYSAHWNGRNFTLVDTGGWEHDAKGIHARVAEQAEIAADMADAVLLVVDANVGATATDEAVVRMLRRKKKPVILVANKVDDMVQEAEAAALWSLGFGQPYPVSALHGRGTADMLDAVMEVLPEFSAHGGVIRTGGPRRVALIGRPNVGKSSLLNKLAGSDRVVVDSLAGTTRDPVDEMIELGGRMWRFVDTAGIRRRVHMQHGADFYASLRTQSALERAEVAVVLLAVDEVLSEQDVRILQTAIDSGRALVLAFNKWDLLDDDRRRYLEREIEQDLAHVDWAPRVNLSARTGWHKDRLVPALDRALESWDRRIPTGRLNAFLGELVAAHPHPLRGGKQPRILFGTQASTRPPKFVLFTTGFLDPGYRRFITRRLRETFGFEGTPIEVSMRVREKRARKR